In Providencia rettgeri, the following proteins share a genomic window:
- a CDS encoding thioredoxin family protein — MRTPLFPWFILWVTIPIIIFFLFILPAHASDGQFYQRGQEGWFWYQVIPEPAEDEEPIKPESGAAESSQSGLKPFSAAWFREHMQSFMDKAIDEPTTENVRAYLYLQRVMMDKGSLFADVSQQVVMGDPVLDEISRRPLATYAANRMDREAGAQRDIALGEVAKRAGLFFFYRSDCPYCHAQAPIIESMALNYGFEVFAIAVDGLPLPSGEFPNYKVDSGQAQSLSVTTVPAVFLVDPPNVITPIGQGAMSLDELNNRIILAAHQAGWIDDQTYYATRPVQPGVSLAMSAQELNEKILQDPEFLVRYLRAQGGL; from the coding sequence ATGAGAACCCCCTTGTTCCCTTGGTTCATCCTATGGGTGACCATCCCAATCATTATTTTCTTTCTATTCATCCTGCCCGCCCATGCTAGTGATGGGCAATTCTATCAGCGTGGTCAGGAAGGCTGGTTTTGGTATCAGGTCATTCCTGAGCCAGCGGAGGATGAAGAGCCTATAAAGCCGGAATCAGGTGCGGCAGAGTCGAGTCAGAGCGGGCTAAAGCCTTTCAGTGCTGCTTGGTTTCGTGAGCACATGCAGTCGTTCATGGATAAGGCAATTGATGAGCCGACCACTGAGAACGTCCGAGCCTATCTGTATCTTCAGCGCGTTATGATGGATAAGGGCTCACTATTTGCTGATGTTAGTCAGCAGGTTGTCATGGGTGATCCTGTTTTGGATGAAATCAGTCGCAGACCCTTGGCTACCTATGCTGCCAATCGGATGGATCGAGAAGCTGGCGCTCAACGAGATATTGCTTTAGGTGAAGTAGCAAAACGGGCTGGCTTGTTCTTCTTCTATCGTTCGGATTGCCCTTACTGCCATGCTCAAGCGCCTATCATCGAATCCATGGCTTTGAACTATGGTTTCGAGGTGTTTGCTATTGCAGTCGATGGCTTGCCTTTACCTAGTGGAGAGTTTCCTAATTACAAAGTCGATTCAGGACAAGCTCAATCCTTGTCCGTTACGACTGTCCCTGCCGTGTTCTTAGTTGATCCGCCTAATGTCATCACTCCGATTGGCCAAGGCGCAATGAGCCTTGATGAGCTCAATAATCGAATCATTCTTGCAGCCCATCAAGCCGGTTGGATTGACGATCAAACTTACTATGCCACCAGACCTGTTCAACCCGGCGTGTCACTCGCGATGTCAGCCCAAGAGCTTAACGAAAAGATATTACAGGACCCTGAGTTCCTTGTTCGCTATCTGCGTGCACAAGGAGGGTTATAA